One stretch of Patagioenas fasciata isolate bPatFas1 chromosome 9, bPatFas1.hap1, whole genome shotgun sequence DNA includes these proteins:
- the SFT2D3 gene encoding vesicle transport protein SFT2C — MADLGRQLQEYLAQSKASAAAGSSAAPAPPPAGCSQEEAASGGGLGAWLGPLNPFPPGRGSPQAAAAAPGSGWPWAAEPDPCLPGLSRWQRLVGSGLCLLLAAFCFGLAALYAPVLLLRARKFALLWSLGSLCALGAAALLRGPARLLREPSRGGLVYLGALGGTLYAALGLRSGVLTALGAAVQLGAAATALLAALPGGAAGLRRLGGLLSAALRRRGKALPV; from the coding sequence ATGGCGGACCTGGGCCGGCAGCTGCAGGAGTACCTGGCGCAGTCAAAGGCCTCTGCCGCCGCCGGCTCCAGCgccgcccccgcgccgccccccgccggcTGCTCGCAGGAGGAAGCGGCGAGCGGCGGCGGCCTGGGGGCCTGGCTGGGCCCGCTGAACCCCTTCCCGCCGGGCCGCGGCTCCCCtcaggcggcggcggccgctcccGGGTCGGGCTGGCCGTGGGCGGCCGAGCCGGACCCCTGCCTGCCGGGTCTGTCGCGCTGGCAGCGGCTGGTGGGGAGCGGGCTGTGCCTGCTGCTGGCCGCGTTCTGCTTCGGGCTGGCCGCGCTGTACGCGCCGGTGCTGCTGCTCCGCGCCCGCAAATTCGCGCTGCTCTGGTCCCTGGGCTCGCTGTGCGCCTTGGGCGCCGCCGCGCTGCTGCGGGGGCCCGCCCGCCTGCTGCGGGAGCCCAGCCGCGGCGGCCTGGTGTACCTGGGCGCGCTGGGCGGCACGCTGTACGCGGCGCTGGGGCTGCGCAGCGGCGTCCTCACAGCGCTGGGCGCCGCCGTGCAGCTGggcgccgccgccaccgcgcTGCTGGCCGCGCTGCCCGGGGGCGCCGCCGGCCTGCGCCGCCTGGGCGGGCTCCTGAGCGCCGCGCTGCGCCGCCGCGGCAAAGCGCTGCCGGTGTGA